The following are encoded in a window of Anaerolineales bacterium genomic DNA:
- a CDS encoding HRDC domain-containing protein, with product MSKASLPPIELIQRPEQLRRLVAYLKRQPRIAVDTESNSLYAYAERVCLIQLSVPEVDYLIDPLALSDLSPLRPLLASSKIEKVFHAAEYDLLCLKRDFDFLVANVYDTRIACRTLGWKVTGLGDILNKEFGVSLDKRCQRANWGKRPLPAHLLDYARLDTHYLLPLRDRLEAELRQAAQLDEAAEAMAYASQTALPHRDERPTFWSVSHARELNPEQAAVLRELYGVRDRNARRLDRPPFKVMEDHTLLQIARLMPSDNQQLSSVPGMTPRQIQRYGGDVLAAVARGCSGPRPRRPKTENGDQVIQARYEALRRWRKRAAEARQIESDVVLPREMLWAIARSAPRTLDELRPMMDPLSWRHRIYGQEIISALWG from the coding sequence TCATCCAGCGGCCTGAGCAGTTGAGGCGGCTGGTGGCCTACTTGAAGCGCCAGCCGCGAATTGCGGTCGACACCGAATCCAATAGCCTGTACGCCTACGCCGAGCGGGTGTGCCTGATTCAGTTGTCCGTCCCGGAGGTGGACTACCTCATCGACCCGCTCGCCCTGTCCGATCTCTCGCCGCTGCGGCCGCTCCTCGCCAGCTCCAAGATCGAGAAGGTCTTCCACGCCGCCGAGTACGACCTGCTGTGCCTCAAGCGCGACTTCGATTTCCTGGTGGCCAATGTCTATGACACGCGCATCGCCTGCCGCACGCTGGGCTGGAAGGTGACTGGGCTGGGCGATATCCTGAACAAGGAATTCGGCGTCAGCCTCGACAAGCGCTGTCAGCGCGCCAACTGGGGCAAGCGCCCCCTGCCGGCACACCTGCTGGACTATGCCCGACTGGACACGCACTACCTGCTCCCGCTGCGGGACCGCCTGGAGGCGGAGCTGCGGCAGGCCGCCCAGCTCGACGAGGCGGCCGAGGCGATGGCCTATGCCAGCCAGACGGCGCTCCCCCATCGCGACGAGCGCCCCACATTCTGGAGCGTGAGCCACGCCCGCGAGCTGAACCCGGAGCAGGCCGCCGTGCTGCGCGAGCTGTACGGCGTGCGCGACCGGAACGCCCGTCGTCTCGACCGGCCGCCCTTCAAGGTGATGGAGGATCACACCCTGCTGCAGATCGCGCGCCTGATGCCGTCGGACAATCAGCAGCTGAGCTCTGTCCCGGGCATGACGCCGCGCCAGATCCAGCGCTACGGCGGCGATGTGCTGGCGGCCGTCGCTCGCGGGTGCAGCGGGCCGCGCCCGCGCCGCCCCAAGACTGAGAACGGCGATCAGGTTATCCAGGCTCGCTACGAGGCCCTGCGCCGCTGGCGCAAACGTGCCGCCGAAGCTCGCCAGATCGAGTCGGATGTCGTATTGCCGCGCGAGATGTTGTGGGCCATCGCCCGCTCCGCCCCGCGCACGCTGGACGAGCTCAGGCCGATGATGGATCCCCTGAGCTGGCGCCACCGAATCTACGGTCAGGAGATCATCAGCGCCCTGTGGGGATGA